Below is a window of bacterium DNA.
GGCAGGGCGCGAGGGGTTCCCTCAGGCGCGGCCCCAGGTCCGGTCACGGCCGGCGGGCCCGCCTTGTCGCGCAGCCCGGGATAGCGCGCCTGGAACAGGGCCACGCCGACGACGACGAGCAGCGTGGCGAGCGCGCCGACGGGGACGCCGGCCAGCCAGGAGCGCCCCGCGAGGAGGCGGCGGTGCCACGGCACGGGCCGCAACCGCGCCCGCACGCCATTCAGGATGGAGGCGGGCGCCGGCAGGTCCGGGAGACGTCGCAGCGCCTCGACCGCCAGCTGCAGCGTCTCGAGCTCCTCCCGGCAGGCGCGGCAGCCTTCGAGGTGCGCGCCCACGCCGGCCGCGGTGTCGCGATCGAGCTCGCCGTCGAGGTGCGCCGGCAGCAGCGCGCGGATCTCCTCGCACGCACGCGGGCTCATCGCGCCTCCTCCGCCGCGCCGGCCTGCCCGAGGCGCCGTCGCAGCCGCTCCGCCAGCGCCGCGCGCCCCCGGTGGAGCCGCGACTTGACCGTTCCCACCGGCACCGCCAGCATCTGGGCGATCTCCTCGTACCCGATGTCCTGCAGCTCCCTCAGCACGAGCACTTCCGCCTGCTCCGCGTCGATGTGGCGGACCTCCTCCCGTACCAGTTCCTCCAGCTGGCGCGACTCGAGCCGCGCCAGCGGGTTCGGCGCGGGGTCGGTCAGCTCGCGGCGCAGCTCCGAGTCCTCGCCGCCCACCGGGTCGCTGAGGCTGTCGTGCTTCGCCCGGGCCCGGCGCTTCCAGTGCTTGAGGCGGTTGCGCGACTGGTTGAGCACGATCGCCAGCAGCCAGTTGCCGAAGCGCGCCTCCCCGCGGAAGCCGCCGAGGGCCCGGTACGCCTGCACGAACGCCTCCTGCGTCACGTCCGCGGCCTCCTCGTAGTCGCCGAGGATCCGGTACGCCACGTTGAACGCGCGCCGCTGGTGGCCGACCACGAGCCGCTCGTACGCCCCCTCGTCCCCGGCGCGGGCCCGCTGCACCAGCTC
It encodes the following:
- a CDS encoding sigma-70 family RNA polymerase sigma factor yields the protein METTGTAGPDPDAELVQRARAGDEGAYERLVVGHQRRAFNVAYRILGDYEEAADVTQEAFVQAYRALGGFRGEARFGNWLLAIVLNQSRNRLKHWKRRARAKHDSLSDPVGGEDSELRRELTDPAPNPLARLESRQLEELVREEVRHIDAEQAEVLVLRELQDIGYEEIAQMLAVPVGTVKSRLHRGRAALAERLRRRLGQAGAAEEAR
- a CDS encoding anti-sigma factor; protein product: MSPRACEEIRALLPAHLDGELDRDTAAGVGAHLEGCRACREELETLQLAVEALRRLPDLPAPASILNGVRARLRPVPWHRRLLAGRSWLAGVPVGALATLLVVVGVALFQARYPGLRDKAGPPAVTGPGAAPEGTPRALP